The following DNA comes from Pelotomaculum isophthalicicum JI.
AAAAACGATCAAACACGTGGGGGAGATGACTTTCACTGATTCCCGGCCCGTTATCTTCAAAGGACAGAAGCGCTCCTTCACTTTGCCCGGATAGCGAAATCCGGATATGACCTTTTTCCGGGTCCGTATGCTGCACCGCGTTATGAAACAGATTTAAAATAACCTGCTTCATTTTATCTACATCATATTTGCATTTCATATTTGGTTCGATCAATAAGTCAAGCTTTCTGCCACCCGCCAGGATACGCAATTGCGGCTCCATCTCTTTGACAACGTTATCTAAAAAACCTTCCTTAAGCTCGATGTGGGGCGCGCGGTCAAGCTTAGTCAACAGGAGAAGATCATGCACCAATTTAGTGAGGCGTTCCGATTCGCTATGCATGCTTTTTAACGATTTGTGCAATTGATCAGGCTGATTTGCCGCGCCGCGGAGCAGCACCTCTAAAAAACCGTGAATAGAGGTTAACGGCGTGCGCAGTTCATGAGAGGCGTCCGCTATAAAACGGCGCATCTGTTCTTTAGTTTCTCTTTCCGCTTCAAAGGAGGCCTCCAGCCGCTCCAACATGCCGTTGAAGGATTCCGCCAAGCGGTCAATTTCCATCTGTCCTTGCCGGGTCGGGAAACGCCTGGCTAAATTCCCGGCATCGATTTGCTCCGCCGTATCCACCATGTTAAATAAAGGCACCAATGTCTTTTTAAGTATCGGTAAAAAGCCAAGCAGTCCGAACAACATCGCAACTAGAGAAAGGAACAAAAAAGTGAGCAGTTGGCGAATAAGCAACTCCTTGAGCGGGTTGGTCAAAGTACTTACTTGAACGACGCCAAGCATTTGCCCACGATCAAAAACCGGTTGAAGCACCAATAATTGTTCCGCCCCCCCGGCATCATTAACTATTTTGTAGTTCTGACCCGGTTTTTTCTTCAACACGTCCATATACTCTTGTTGTTCCAATCTTGGGGGACTTATGCCGTCGGGCCCGTTGAACAAAACGGAATAGTTGCCCTGCAGATCAATGAAGGCCAAATTCGCGTCAGGAATAAAGAAACGCGGCGGACGTAACATCCCATACTCCGGGCCCAAGCCGAAACGCTGCCCTATCTCGGGGGCGAGCGTCATTATCTGGCTCTGCATGCTGGAAGCCTTATTTCTGTAAATAACATCCCGCATAAAAACATATTGAAACAGGCCTATAAGCGCAAGTAAAACAGCGAGGATTAGCAGCGACCGGGATAAAAGTTGGACCCGGAGCGAGTTGGGAGCGAAAAAAGCTTTGATTTGCGCACTTAGCTTTTGACTCATGATAAATCAACCCGGTATCCTGAGCCGCGCAGGGTTTTTATCAATTGATGGTCTTTGTCGTTTAATTTATCCCGCAAAGAACGAATATACACTTCAACAATATTTTCCTCCCCGCCAAAATCATAGCCCCATACTTTTTCCAAAATCATCGTTTTACTAATAACCAACCCATGATTAAGAACTAAAAATTTGAGGAGCTTATATTCGGTGGGCGATAACTCCAAAACCCGGTCTTCGAGCTTGATCTCTTTGCGGCGGTCATCAATATGAAACGGCCCGATCACGACTTCCCCAAACAAGTTTGGAAACTGATTGCGGATCCTGGCATAGATTCTGGCAAGCAGTTCCTCAAAACTAAAAGGTTTTACCATGTAATCATCGGCTCCCAGGGTAAGACCCTTTACCCGGTCATCCACTTCATCCTTGGCCGTCAGCATGATCACAGCCACATTTTCCGTTTTTTTAAGCATCCGGCAGACTTCAAAACCGTCCATTCCCGGCATCATCACATCAAGTATGACAACATGCGGCTGGAATTGCTTCATCAGGTTAATGGCCGTCATACCTTCCTGGGCGGTTCGCACCTCAAATCCCTCATTTTGCAGACCAAGCTCCAGAAATTGTAGAATATTCGGCTCATCATCCACTAATAATATCTTAATTCCTTTTAATTGTTGCATTTCTGACCCACCACCTTTATATCAGGGACATTTCATCGGGAACATTCCTCTGACAGGAGGTGTGTCCCCATTCCTTGTTAGGTGTGTCCCCACTCCTTGTCGGGAGGTGCGTCCCTGTTTCTTTTATTATCCAGGCTATAACTGAAACCATACTGAAGAAAAACTGAAAATCTGTTGAATATCAACGAAGCCAGCTTGTTTACTGATGAGCGCGTAAAAAATCTAAAGGGTTATCACCCCGATAGCGATAACCCTTTATTAATCAGTAATATGGCGGCGAAGGCTCTATTGCTTCAGCTTATCGGTTTCTTTCGGCGCCTTAATAGTTTGTCCTATACTGAGGATACTGTCTACATCAATTTTATTATAACGGGCCAGTTCAGACGCGTAACTTTCCGTGCCATAATAATAAATTGCAATCTTTTCAAAACAGTCACCTTCTTGAACTTTATAATAAATAATATCATCAGCAGGCGTTTGTTGATTTACCGGTTGCTGATTTTCCTGCTGCTGGTTTACCGGTTCTTTGACTTGTTCTTTGAATGTTACAAATCCCTCATCCTCATTTAATTGCCCGGCTTGAGTCGGTGATTCAGACGTCTCACACATATAGATCCTAACAATACCGGCAATGATTATCAATAGAACTGTAACTATTAAGCCTAATATTAAATATTTCTTTTGCATGAGAACCGGCCTGGTTTCCTGGAAATCCATCCCCTCTATATCCTTAACGGCCTTACCGATAATCTCACTATCGTCCATTCTTTTCAACCACGGTGCCTCCCTTAACAAGCTATCTATAAATAATTATCGTCAAAAAAGGCAATACGTTTAACTGCATTATTTCATAATCTACTTAACCTGCGATACCTTTTAATTCAACATAATATGAGCATATTCCTTGACAAATATTTCGAATAATAACGCCAAGATGGCGGTCAAAGACAACTGTTTATCGTCTTTGGCGACCTTTGGGCATGCAACGCGGCTCATATTCGCCCCTTATAATTGTTCAAACTCATTCACGAAAAGCATAATTTTTTAAGCAATAAAAAAGACCCTCAGTTCTGTTTGAATTGAGGTCTTTATATCCTTCTCAACTTTGATTAGTCCAGTCGATGAACGCATAAAATAGGAGCCCGGAGGCCTTTAGGCTAGTTATTTGTGAGAGGGCTTTCAATTAGTGTTGCAAAAATAAACTTATATCAGGATTCCTCCAAATTTTTATAGTACTTTACTATATGGTAAATAATACTATTTTGTTACATCATATAAATACTATTTGTTTACTTCCGGACAACCAACTTGTAAACGTTACGTCGGCCAGTTCCAGGGATTTCCCGGACGCTTTGCTGTAATTCAATTAGTAACCCAGTCCCCTCACAACCTCGTGATCAAGAATTCTTTTGCGCTCTTTCCAGTCCGGCATATGCACAGTCAAAAAGCCATAAAAATCCTGATCATGCTTGGGATGAAGAAAGTGCGCCAGCTCATGCAAAACAACATAATCAACACAAGGTGGCGGAGCTTTGTATAAATAATAATTAAGATTGATTTTTCCATGCCTTCTGGAGCAACTGCCCCAAATGGTTTTCATTCTTCTGACCTGAAGCGCCGGTTTATCGATGCCATGCTTGGCAATAATGGGATACAGTCTGTCGATAGCCGCTAAAAAATAGGCTTTGCTCTGTTTTCGCCACCAGCGCCCAAATTGCTTTTGTAAAGCTTTATTATCCCCGGTGGCGGGAGACTGAATATAAACATAGTCTCCCTCTTGTTTTATTTTATGTATATTTGCTTCACCGACCATGATTCTGATTTGCCTGCCCAGAATACGTGTGGTTGTGCCGCTGCGTATTTCTGTTTCAAGTTCATCCGCTGCCGTCGCTTTAAAATAATTCAAAGACTTTTCGATCCAGGCAGTTTTGCTTTTGAGGAAATCATTCAGATATTTGTCCGGCACGCCAAGCGGCGCCGATAACTTCACGACACCGTCAGGGAACACCTTCAGCCGGATTCTTTTTACGCTTTTACGTTCAATAAATACTTCAACATCGCCCAACGGTTTTGTAAAACATAGTTTTTTCACGCTCATAGCCTAATACCTTCTCACCGCCGTTGTCATAAGTCCTTCCAATATAAGGTCAATTTTCTCGACCGGCAGTTCTATTCCGTGTTCTTCGATAAAATCCCAGATAAGATCGTCAAGCACTTGCGTCATATCTTTTTGCACCGCCGTATTAAACCGCCAGTCAACTTTAGCCCGGTTGGCTATGGACTTTTTCACCTCAATAGCCAGATATCCCATCGCTTCATCTATTTCCGGCGAAATATCCTTTATTTCCGCGGCGATGATATTTTGAATCGATCCGTAAAAAGCTTTCGCGTCACTGTCATTGTCTATACAGGCCGGATAATGATGGCTGGTATAACCTTTCTTAAAATCATCCGCGATTTTCTCCATTTTAAAGAGATAAGAATCATCATTTCTCGACGCCCTGTATTCTTCAAGGGTTTCTTTCAACTGTTCGGAAAACTTCTTGTGCAGCAACGGGTCGTCATAACGGCAGGTTTCCAGTTCCCTGTCCATACGCGTGCGAATGGCGTCACCTTTGGCAGCTTTGCTGTCCAGTTTTTCAAGCTGCTCTTTCATCCCCACGGGATCGTGGATAGAAACCGGCTCGACAATTATTTGACTCGGTTCTGAAAGCACAAAGTTATTCAGCAGGCTGCGAATGCCGTCTTCATACCTGCTAAAATCCACTTTTTCATTGTAACGGAGCAAAATCGCCCCGCGCAGCTTTTGAAATTGAAGCAAATCCTGCTTGTATTTTTGCATTTGTTCATATCCGACGGCGCTATATAAAGCATAGCTCCCCACAGCCAAGTCCAATAACCGGGAAAATATTGAAAGACGCTCATAAAAAAGCTTTCTATAATTAACATCCTCCAATACGCTTTGCCAGCCCTCGGAACTGTTTCGATCAAAGTCCTTCCCCTCGAATACCGCCCACAATTCCTGATGGGACTTTTCCAATCTGAGCTTCTGATCACCGGCGCCAAGAATAACATTCTCTATATCGGCTTGATCATATCCGTCCATGCCCGATTTTTCGTCTGAATACATATCCATGGCAGTATTCAGCCTGCTAAAAATACCCCAGTAATCCACGATAAGCCCGAAATCTTTGCCGGGGCACACGCGATTGACCCGGGCGATGGCCTGCAGCAATGAATGTTCTTTCATGGGTTTGTCCACATAAAGCACGGCGGCGACCGGCGCGTCAAAGCCGGTCAGCAGCATGTCCTTGACGATCAACATATCCACATCTTCGCCGCCAATGAAGCTGTTTTGGACCCAGTCCTCATATTCCTCGTGGTTGCAGCCGTGGAGCGGCTCCACCTCTTCTTTGAAAAAGTCTTTTATTTTCTTCCTGTTTTCGCCGGTAAGCTCCTCACCTTCATTAATATTTTCCGGCGATATCACCACCGCTGTTTTCACCCCGCCAAGCTTCTTGATTGATTTATGCAGGTCAATGGCAGCCGGGCGTGACGAGGCCGCGACCATGGCCTTTAACCCCTTTGGCTTGGCGTAGCTGGTAAAGTGCTCGTGTATATCGAAAGCCACCATGTCGATCCGCTGGCGAGTCTGCGCCAGGGGTAAAAAGCGGCTCCACTTGCGCTTCATGTCTTCTTGCCGCTCAGGGTTTAACGGCGCAATGATGTATTTTAGGTAATCGTCTATCTTTTCACCGGCCACATCCTGGGGAATGATCCTGCCCTCATAGACGAGAGGAACAATGACACCGTCTTCCACCGCCCGGTTAATCGGGTAGCTGTCTATAAGCGGCCCGAATCTTTTATAGGTGTTGAACTTGTCTTTCTTGAGCAGGGGCGTGCCGGTAAATCCGATCTTGATCGCGTTGGGCAGCACGTCAATCATCAAGTTGTGCAGTTGGCCGTACTGGCTGCGGTGGCTCTCGTCCACCAGCAAGAAAATATTGCCGTCTTTAATCTTAATTCTGCTTTTGGCCGCCTTGTCAAATTTATGAACCAGAGTGGTAATGATAGTTACGCTTTTGTCATTTAGCAGATCTATCAGGCCTTTGCCTGTTTTAGCCCGGATGGGGTTAAGCTGAGTTTTGGCAAAATTATCTCTAAGCTGTTTGTCCAGATTGATCCGGTCATTGACCAGTACAAAACGGGGGTTTTTAAAGTCCGGATCAGCCAGGATTTTTTTAACCAGCATGACCATGGTCAAAGACTTGCCGCTGCCCTGCGTATGCCAGATCACACCGCTTTTGGTGTTCTTGTCGTCTTCACCTTTGATCCGTTTCATAGCCGCCTGGATGCCGAAAAACTGCTGGTAGCGGCCTATCTTCTTCACATTGTTATCATAAAGGGCAAAAAAACGAATTAATTCCAGCAACCTCTCCCGGCAGAGCAAGGAAACAATGGTTCTATCCTGTTCGTTAACCAATCCGTCCGGGCTGACGTTGCGGCATTTTTCCTGCTGCCACTGATAGTCTCTTTCCCGCCATACGCTAAAATACTCGGAAAGCGTGCCGCAGGTGCCGTATTTGACAATATTGGGATTCATGGCCATGACGATTTGGGAAAATTTGAACAATTGGGGGATGTAGCCGGGCTGCCAATTGCGTACGTTCTGCGCGACACCCTGCTCAACATCCACGCTGGATTTCTTGCACTCGATTACCACCAGGGGAATGCCGTTGATGTGCAGCACGATATCCGGCCGCGCATATTTGCCGTTCGGCCGTTCCACCGAGAATTCGTCAGTCACGTGCCAGATATTGTTTGCCGGCTGCTCCCAGTCGATAAACTTCAAGTCGAAGGACTGGCGTCCTCCGTCGAACAACTCTTCCTCATAGCTGTTGCCGGAGACAAGCAGGTCGTAGATCGTCCTGCTCGCCGACATCAGGCCGGAAACCAGCGGCGCGTCGATGTCATTAATCGCCTTGCCGATCGACCGGCCGGAAAAAGGCGTCCGCTTGCCCCTGTACACAAAAGACTGCCGTTGCAGGAACTCGCGCAAAACTTCCGGGAACAGCACATTGGAAAGCCGCCCTCGCAAGATTTCCGCCTGAGAACGCGGTATGTACTGATAGCCTAATTTCTCTAAGACCTTTATCGCCCGGTTCTGACTCTCCGGGCGTTCATCGAATATTGTGCGGTCAAACATCAAGAAGAAACCTCCTGCGTATTGACTCTAACCATACCAGTCAGCAATAGCTGCATAAGAGCTTTTTTCTGCTTTTTCAGTTCCTCCAGTTGCTTTTCATGCAGATCAATTTCACGGTCGGCAGTGGATAGGACTTCAGCTATGGCGGTTTGCTCCTCTGTTGATGGGTATATTATCTTTAATTTCTTAATTTCATTTCCGCTGATAGCATCAAATGTACTACCTTGCGATACTTTTAACCATTTATCTTCTATACTTAATAAATACTGATACATATATCGCTGACAATGTTTGGGACGAATAGCGCTGACACCTCTACCAATGCATGCTTTTTGATTTGCTATAGCAACCGCTCCCACTGGTGCTCTGATAGTTAAAATAATATCACCAGCATAACAAGTTTTAGTTATTTGCGTAGTCCATAATCGAGGTTTAGTAACCCCTTTTTGGCAGTCCGCATTTCCTTGAATTAAAGGAATCCCAACTCTATCCTTATTATAGGCCTTTGAATCAGGAGATTGCCCAATAACGACATTGCAAACATCCCCCAATTTAACCTTTTGTAACTCATCAGTAAAACCAGGTAGACGTTTTTTACCTGTGAGCAGGTTTTGCATCAGCCACTTTTTTTGCTGTTTTTTTTCTCCTATAAGCTTCTCTTTCAATTCTATAGACTTGTCCCATGTAGAGAGAATTTCGGCAATCTTCTTTTGCTCCGGCAAGGGAGGGTGAATAGCAAAAAGTCTTTGAAAAGAACTTTTGCTCATCACTCTATTTCTTCCTGCCCCTCCTGGGGATATATCAGATAACATCTTTTTGAAACGAGGCTGTATTACATAATATTTATAAAAAAATGGACAAGCTTTATCATTAAATACATATGTCGGAAACCTATGTGACACTAATTTGCCCTCATCTTCTTGATTTGCCAGCGCTATTGCATGTTCCCATGCAAATGTGATATTAACAATTAAATCATTTTCGGCAACTGAAAACAGTTCTTCCATAGCGATAGAATCAGGATCATCAACAAATTCATGAAAAGTCCCTTTAGCATGACTCCTAAGACCAAGACGCCAATATCCTACTTCTGGTTTAGCTACTTTTCTCTCTATTTGGTCAAGAATATATTTGAGTTGTATTACATCCCACTCATTCGGCACTATACCCACCTTGGTCTTTTTATACCCCGTAGGAACTACATCTTTTTGTATCTGCTCAATACGCTTTTTTATCTCTGGTTTCAATATTTGCACCTACACTTACTTAGGAAAAATTCTACTAAATAATCAGGATATCTAGGACTACTTATACAACGAGTTTTTTGTAGATAATCGTTATTTTTTACTTTATTTTATTTTTGTTCTCTAATTTTTTCAACTCTTTCCTTTCCAACTGTCCGACGCTTTCATCGGGAGTAGGCAGGTCCTCTGGCATAGTCCCGCCAAGCTTTTTGATTGTATCCCGAACGGTTTTGCCCACTACAAAATGGGTTTGGTTGGCCTTTTCTTTCCCTTTTATATTTTCTCTTCTAAGTTTCTCATCTGTTTGGGTCGCACGAAACAAATTTGCCGCAAGCTCAGTGCTGCCCATATGATCGAGTATCTTTTGACTTTTCTTTAAGCCCTTTCTTTGATGTATTTCTTTAACACCTAAGCCGCCATAAAGCCCCTGGTATCCTTTGTTTTGAAATACCGCGCATTCTTGCGGGGTTTCAACACCGGCCATCTTTGCGGCTTCATTGACGTGTTTAATATCCTCAAAGGTTCTTTCGCTATATTTTTGAATATCGCTCATAACCCCAACTCCTTCAGATACTTGGCCATTTGCGCCTCGACTTCGGCAAGCTCCTTTTGGATGTCGGCGATATTGTTTTTTACCTCTTCAATATCCACCAACGCTTCCTCCTCAAATGAATCAACATAGCGGGGGATATTCAGGTTGTATTCGTTGGCACTGATTTCGTCTGCGCCGGCCACATGGGCGAATTTCTTAACATCCGTCCTGTTCTTATAGGCGTTTACAATGTCCTCGATATGTTTCGTTTCAAGTTTGTTCTGGTTCTTGTCCTTTTTATAGCGGAGTCTGCCGTTTTCATCATTTCCGGAGGCGTCAATAAAAAGCACGTCGTCACGGTTGCGGTTTTTCTTGAAAACCAGGATGCAGGCCGGAATGCTTGTCCCGTAAAATAAATTGGCGGGCAGGCCGATGACCGCGTCCAGCAGGTTTTTCTCGATCACAGTCTGCCTGATCCTGCCTTCCGACGCGCCCCTGAACAAAACGCCGTGGGGAGCGACGGCGGCAATCCGGCCGCCGCTCTTGAGGCTGGCGATCATGTGCAGCAAAAACGCCCAGTCACCCTTACTGGAAGGGGGTACTCCCCAGTCAAAGCGGTGGTACCGGTCAAGCGAAGCTTCCATTTTGAATTCTTTGCCTTTGCCGGTCGCCTCGCCGCCGGTGTTAAAACCCGCCGCCCATTTATCCTGCGAAAAAGGCATGTTGGCCACGATGACGTCGAACTGCATGAGATTGCCGTCCGGGTCCAGGTGCAGGGGGTTGGCCAGGGTATCGCCCCAGCGGATCCTGGCGTCCATAATTTCATGGACAAACATGTTCATTTTGGCCATTGACCAGGAGGAGCCGTTCATTTCCTGGCCGTACAGGGCGAGTTTTTTAATCGCGTTGTTTTCCTTGGCCTGGGCTATTTTACCGGTTTTTATGAGCAGGGAGCCGGAGCCGCAGGTGGGATCGTAGATGGTGTCGTTTATTTTCGGGTCGACTATGCGCGCCATCAGTTCCGACACTTCCGGGGGAGTAAAGAAAGAACCGGCCTTTTTGCCGGCCTGGCTGGCAAACTCGCCGATCATATATTCATACGCTTCGCCAATGGTGTCGGCGGCCACCTTGCCTTCCTCGGGCTTGATGGAGGAGGGACGCAGGTCAAGGGACACGAAATCTTCCAGCAACTGCCTCAAGCGGGTGTTTCTTTGCCTTTGATTGCCCAGCATGGCTTCACTGTTAAAGTCAATGCTTCTGAATATGCCGGTGAACAGGGAAGGATTGTCGTCTTCTATGCCGCGCAAAGCCGTATTAATAAGTTCCCCCAGGTTATCTTCATATCTTTTGTCATAAAGCCAGGAAAAGCTCTGTTCTTCCCTGATGACAAAGGGGAGCCTGTTTATCGCTCTTTCCAGCCGCACCGGATTGTCATATTTCTTTGTTAGCTCGTCAACGTTTTCCCTATAGGTATCGCTAAGGTATTTAACAAATAACATGGGCAAGATGTAATCTTTATAGTTTGCCGCGTCGATAGCCCCTCTGAATGTATTGGCGCCTCTCCAAAGCGCGGCCTCGATATCTTTTCTGGTAGTAGCCATCATTTTTCCTCCCTGGAATTTGCCGTGACGCTTTTTAGTACCGCCGCCATGAGCCCTTGATCCGCCGCGATTAAATCAATCAACAGCCTTTTTCGTTTCTTGTGCAGCAGCCACATCTGACCGACAGCCACTTGTTTTTCATATGCTATGGCGGGTATGTCCAACGCCGCCAGGGCTTTTACTGATATGGAATTTATCGCGGCCACCGAACCGACGATATTGCCGTTCAGCAGGGCAATGCCCTGGTTTTCCAACAGGCAGGCTATATAGGCCGGAAAATATTCTTTGGTCACGCGAATAACAATAAGGTTGCTTGAAAAGGTTGTATTCGGCACGTCCTCCCGCACCAGCGTCGCCACGTCCGGGTTAAGCCTTTTGAATAAAATATCATTTTCCCTGACGAAATAGTTTCCGTCGATGGGGGTTTGCCTTTTTATTTTCGAGGTTATATTTATATTGTTGAAAATCCCCAAATGGTTTGGCTGAATAAAATTATATGTTATCAAACTTGTGTTGTACATAAGTTCATGTTGTTTTACGTCGGGCAGGCCATTCACAATACTGGCGATATCACCGAGCTTTACGTTCTTTAGCGCCGCCACCTTCTCACTCCCTTTTCGACAAGCGTCCGGCCGAAATAACCGCCTGAATAAACATGAATGCCAAAGCTGATTCTATCGGGGAGAAACGGCTCTGGCATTTTAAACATATTAATATTCTTGCGAAAACATCTTTAAACCATCGGCGGGAGGGCAACCACGGCACATTTTAATCTGCCTCCTCACGCTGGTAAAAACACTTCCAGTCAGGCCAGTTGTCGCTTTTACCGCGGTTATTGAGCCAGTGCAGCGGCTGGAGATTACTCAAATCATCTGCTCCTCCTTTGGCCACCGGCTTGTCATGGTCGATTTCCCAACCAAAATCGGAGTCGATATCGCCATAATCAGAAAACTTAATCCATGCGCCGCACCGGTCTCTCCTGTAATCACTCTCGTTATAACCTGGAACAATAGTAGCCTTGTTCCACACGGCCAAAATTGTACGCGGGTCAAAAGATTCATTTATACGCTTGCGAATTTCTCTTTCTTCCATAAACTCTCCTTTCCGGGACTAATTGCTTCCGCCAGCAAAATCAACGAGCTATAAGAATTTTACATTAACCCCCCATGGGATAGGGTTAAACCAATAATTACATTATACAAAAATAATTTCCAAAGTCAATAATTTTTTTTGTTAATTGTTAACATATTATTTAAAACACTATTTTATCAAGGAATTCCTGAATATTTTAGCAAAATAATTTGTTTGTCTTTAACATCATATCCCTCACGTCGGACCATGACGCAATTGTCACTCACCCTACTTTTTGTTTTTTGGGCTTTGTATTCGATGAAAGCCCGGCCGTATTTTATTCCTTATCAGCAGTCTTATACAGTCTCTGTGAAACGTTCATATTAAATATCGGAACAATAAGAAGCATGCCAACAAAAAACATTATCCCGGACATTTCGTACATGCCAACAAGGGAAAACCGGGTTTTTAGCCATCCGGCCAGACTCATCATAATTACCATGGCGCCCATGAACATTGGATTCAGCACCCCGTTCACCCGTCCCACAAATTCTTCTTTCGTCATATTTAAAATTAACGTGTTTATTCCAGTGTGAATGCAGGGAAAAAACAATCCATTAAAGAACTGGAAACATAACGTAATGATCAGGCTGGTAGACAGCCCCACTCCCACTACTGATACGGCGCTAACCAGCAGTCCAGTCGCAAGCAATTTCTGCGCCGCTATTTTTTTTGAAAAACCGATGATAGCGCCGCCTCCCACCAGCATAGCCGCGCCATTCACCATCATAAGCCATTGCAGATTTTCTTTTGGCAAACCCAGCCGTTCAATCACAACAAAAATTCCAAGAGGTTGGATAACTCCGACCGCAAGACCGGCGGTGACGAACACCCCGCCAAGTGCTGTCAGCACTTTATTATGCCACACGTAGCGAAAACCGTCGGCCAACTCCCTGGTGAAATCGCTATCATGCCTGTCACAATCTTTCTTGTCAGGCGGTAAAAAAGTAAGCGCTCCGGCCGACAGCAAAAACGCCACGCCCATTACACTGATTGCGACATGAATGCCGAATCGCTGGAAAACAAAAGTTCCCAACAGAGGTCCTATAATCATAAAAATA
Coding sequences within:
- a CDS encoding sensor histidine kinase; the encoded protein is MSQKLSAQIKAFFAPNSLRVQLLSRSLLILAVLLALIGLFQYVFMRDVIYRNKASSMQSQIMTLAPEIGQRFGLGPEYGMLRPPRFFIPDANLAFIDLQGNYSVLFNGPDGISPPRLEQQEYMDVLKKKPGQNYKIVNDAGGAEQLLVLQPVFDRGQMLGVVQVSTLTNPLKELLIRQLLTFLFLSLVAMLFGLLGFLPILKKTLVPLFNMVDTAEQIDAGNLARRFPTRQGQMEIDRLAESFNGMLERLEASFEAERETKEQMRRFIADASHELRTPLTSIHGFLEVLLRGAANQPDQLHKSLKSMHSESERLTKLVHDLLLLTKLDRAPHIELKEGFLDNVVKEMEPQLRILAGGRKLDLLIEPNMKCKYDVDKMKQVILNLFHNAVQHTDPEKGHIRISLSGQSEGALLSFEDNGPGISESHLPHVFDRFYRSDSSRTRKYGGAGLGLAITKSIVNAHGGTIDVESKEGEGCLFRIRLPV
- a CDS encoding response regulator transcription factor, producing MQQLKGIKILLVDDEPNILQFLELGLQNEGFEVRTAQEGMTAINLMKQFQPHVVILDVMMPGMDGFEVCRMLKKTENVAVIMLTAKDEVDDRVKGLTLGADDYMVKPFSFEELLARIYARIRNQFPNLFGEVVIGPFHIDDRRKEIKLEDRVLELSPTEYKLLKFLVLNHGLVISKTMILEKVWGYDFGGEENIVEVYIRSLRDKLNDKDHQLIKTLRGSGYRVDLS
- a CDS encoding LysM peptidoglycan-binding domain-containing protein; amino-acid sequence: MKRMDDSEIIGKAVKDIEGMDFQETRPVLMQKKYLILGLIVTVLLIIIAGIVRIYMCETSESPTQAGQLNEDEGFVTFKEQVKEPVNQQQENQQPVNQQTPADDIIYYKVQEGDCFEKIAIYYYGTESYASELARYNKIDVDSILSIGQTIKAPKETDKLKQ
- a CDS encoding M48 family metallopeptidase, which encodes MSVKKLCFTKPLGDVEVFIERKSVKRIRLKVFPDGVVKLSAPLGVPDKYLNDFLKSKTAWIEKSLNYFKATAADELETEIRSGTTTRILGRQIRIMVGEANIHKIKQEGDYVYIQSPATGDNKALQKQFGRWWRKQSKAYFLAAIDRLYPIIAKHGIDKPALQVRRMKTIWGSCSRRHGKINLNYYLYKAPPPCVDYVVLHELAHFLHPKHDQDFYGFLTVHMPDWKERKRILDHEVVRGLGY
- a CDS encoding type I restriction endonuclease subunit R; translation: MFDRTIFDERPESQNRAIKVLEKLGYQYIPRSQAEILRGRLSNVLFPEVLREFLQRQSFVYRGKRTPFSGRSIGKAINDIDAPLVSGLMSASRTIYDLLVSGNSYEEELFDGGRQSFDLKFIDWEQPANNIWHVTDEFSVERPNGKYARPDIVLHINGIPLVVIECKKSSVDVEQGVAQNVRNWQPGYIPQLFKFSQIVMAMNPNIVKYGTCGTLSEYFSVWRERDYQWQQEKCRNVSPDGLVNEQDRTIVSLLCRERLLELIRFFALYDNNVKKIGRYQQFFGIQAAMKRIKGEDDKNTKSGVIWHTQGSGKSLTMVMLVKKILADPDFKNPRFVLVNDRINLDKQLRDNFAKTQLNPIRAKTGKGLIDLLNDKSVTIITTLVHKFDKAAKSRIKIKDGNIFLLVDESHRSQYGQLHNLMIDVLPNAIKIGFTGTPLLKKDKFNTYKRFGPLIDSYPINRAVEDGVIVPLVYEGRIIPQDVAGEKIDDYLKYIIAPLNPERQEDMKRKWSRFLPLAQTRQRIDMVAFDIHEHFTSYAKPKGLKAMVAASSRPAAIDLHKSIKKLGGVKTAVVISPENINEGEELTGENRKKIKDFFKEEVEPLHGCNHEEYEDWVQNSFIGGEDVDMLIVKDMLLTGFDAPVAAVLYVDKPMKEHSLLQAIARVNRVCPGKDFGLIVDYWGIFSRLNTAMDMYSDEKSGMDGYDQADIENVILGAGDQKLRLEKSHQELWAVFEGKDFDRNSSEGWQSVLEDVNYRKLFYERLSIFSRLLDLAVGSYALYSAVGYEQMQKYKQDLLQFQKLRGAILLRYNEKVDFSRYEDGIRSLLNNFVLSEPSQIIVEPVSIHDPVGMKEQLEKLDSKAAKGDAIRTRMDRELETCRYDDPLLHKKFSEQLKETLEEYRASRNDDSYLFKMEKIADDFKKGYTSHHYPACIDNDSDAKAFYGSIQNIIAAEIKDISPEIDEAMGYLAIEVKKSIANRAKVDWRFNTAVQKDMTQVLDDLIWDFIEEHGIELPVEKIDLILEGLMTTAVRRY
- a CDS encoding restriction endonuclease subunit S produces the protein MKPEIKKRIEQIQKDVVPTGYKKTKVGIVPNEWDVIQLKYILDQIERKVAKPEVGYWRLGLRSHAKGTFHEFVDDPDSIAMEELFSVAENDLIVNITFAWEHAIALANQEDEGKLVSHRFPTYVFNDKACPFFYKYYVIQPRFKKMLSDISPGGAGRNRVMSKSSFQRLFAIHPPLPEQKKIAEILSTWDKSIELKEKLIGEKKQQKKWLMQNLLTGKKRLPGFTDELQKVKLGDVCNVVIGQSPDSKAYNKDRVGIPLIQGNADCQKGVTKPRLWTTQITKTCYAGDIILTIRAPVGAVAIANQKACIGRGVSAIRPKHCQRYMYQYLLSIEDKWLKVSQGSTFDAISGNEIKKLKIIYPSTEEQTAIAEVLSTADREIDLHEKQLEELKKQKKALMQLLLTGMVRVNTQEVSS